The Argiope bruennichi chromosome 9, qqArgBrue1.1, whole genome shotgun sequence genome contains a region encoding:
- the LOC129984496 gene encoding beta-ureidopropionase-like: MAEKIESLESILEKHIPEEDLHFVKKVLYGKELRKLELSELAHSTALETNLDLKGFAFDAEPEDLRPPRIVRVGLVQNAIVAPTDAPISKQREELHKRIREIVSIAAECKVNIICFQEAWTMPFAFCTREKHPWCEFAENAETGPTTLLCSELAAKYNMAIISPILERDETHGDVLWNTAVVISDTGLVMGKTRKNHIPRVGDFNESTYYMESDLGHPVFQTRWGKIAVNICYGRHHPQNWMAYGLNGAEIVFNPSATVGDLSEPMWPIEARSAAIANNYFTCAINRVGTEIFPNEFTSADKKPAHKDFGHFYGSSYVAAPDGSRTPGLSRLKDGLMVAEMDLNLCRQMKDKWGFRMTQRLSLYADTFYWAAQPDFAPPIYYEYSQNTAKPASQ, translated from the exons ATGGCTGAGAAAATCGAAAGTTTAGaatcaattttagaaaagcaTATTCCAGAAGAGGACttgcattttgtgaaaaaagttttatatggAAAAGAATTAag AAAACTGGAATTGAGTGAGTTAGCACATTCCACAGCTCTTGAGACTAACCTGGATTTGAAGGGATTTGCTTTTGATGCAGAACCAGAAGACCTTAGACCTCCAAGAATTGTTCGGGTTGGCTTGGTGCAGAATGCCATTGTTGCTCCGACTGATGCTCCAATTTCAAAGCAAAGGGAAGAACTTCATAAAAGAATTAGAGAGATTGTATCTATTGCTGCTGAGTGCAAGGTTAATATCATCTGCTTTCAAGAAGCATGGA ctatGCCATTTGCATTCTGCACAAGAGAAAAACACCCATGGTGTGAATTTGCTGAGAATGCTGAAACAGGTCCTACAACATTACTTTGCAGTGAG CTTGCTGCCAAATATAACATGGCCATTATTTCCCCTATATTGGAAAGGGATGAGACTCATGGAGATGTACTGTGGAACACTGCTGTTGTAATATCTGATACTGGTTTAGTAATGGGAAAAACACGCAAGAATCACATTCCTCGTGTTGGAGACTTTAATGAG tcTACTTACTATATGGAAAGTGATCTGGGCCATCCTGTTTTTCAAACACGCTGGG GTAAAATTGCTGTGAATATTTGCTATGGAAGACATCATCCTCAAAACTGGATGGCATATGGACTAAATGGTGCTGAAATAGTTTTTAACCCTTCAGCTACTGTTGGAGATTTGAG TGAACCAATGTGGCCAATAGAAGCAAGATCTGCAGCTATAGCTAACAACTATTTTACTTGTGCCATAAATAGAGTTGGAACA GAAATTTTTCCTAATGAATTTACTTCTGCTGATAAAAAGCctg caCACAAAGATTTCGGACATTTTTATG GCTCAAGTTATGTAGCAGCTCCAGATGGCAGCAGAACACCA GGCTTATCACGATTGAAGGATGGTCTGATGGTAGCtgaaatggatttaaatttatgTAGACAAATGAAGGACAAATGGGGATTTAGA ATGACTCAGAGACTGAGTTTGTATGCTGATACTTTTTACTGGGCTGCTCAACCAGATTTTGCACCACCAATATATTATGAGTATTCTCAAAATACTGCCAAACCTGCATCTCAATAA